One Streptomyces sp. NBC_00102 DNA segment encodes these proteins:
- a CDS encoding DUF2690 domain-containing protein, translating into MDPQPPDDADTSPEPSTPAGVELGQVLKRWREESNRSQSVVARKLGTRQPTVSRWESGTSLPTTEVIRALWRLRNREADPVSGDTQLTEALVLHRRAETERNRAPVPVAAVPTVPTVPVTPPAPPAEPQADVAKMAEAPKAGTGRRRTAARSLLAVCGLTALLGLVFLAQHFAGSAPSGGTELAPAAGAEAGTGALAGTGALAGAGALAGTGATAPATAAKPSPPVTCRGDSCTSVEPKGSVCAGDAVTAFTGRRYGVLVELRYSPSCQAAWAKMQGGSPGDRIMLTLSHDEESAQEYRQRDGKDAHTPMAHVVDLSVVRACAIVEGRGTVCATKAASPVTRP; encoded by the coding sequence GTGGACCCCCAGCCGCCCGACGACGCCGACACCAGCCCGGAACCCTCGACGCCCGCAGGCGTCGAGCTGGGGCAGGTCCTCAAACGGTGGCGCGAGGAGAGCAACCGGAGTCAGTCCGTGGTCGCCAGGAAACTGGGGACCAGACAACCGACCGTCTCGCGCTGGGAGTCCGGCACCAGCCTGCCGACCACCGAGGTGATCCGTGCGCTCTGGCGACTCCGTAACCGGGAGGCCGATCCGGTGAGCGGCGACACCCAGCTCACCGAGGCCCTCGTCCTGCACCGGCGGGCGGAAACGGAACGCAACCGGGCCCCGGTACCGGTGGCGGCCGTGCCGACCGTGCCGACCGTGCCCGTAACGCCTCCCGCACCGCCCGCCGAGCCGCAGGCGGACGTGGCGAAGATGGCGGAGGCACCGAAGGCGGGAACCGGCCGGAGGAGGACGGCAGCCCGGTCGCTCCTCGCCGTCTGCGGGCTGACGGCCCTCCTCGGACTGGTGTTCCTGGCCCAGCACTTCGCGGGCTCCGCGCCGTCCGGCGGTACGGAACTGGCCCCGGCGGCGGGCGCGGAAGCCGGGACGGGGGCGTTGGCCGGTACGGGGGCGTTGGCCGGGGCGGGGGCGTTGGCCGGAACGGGGGCGACGGCCCCCGCGACGGCCGCCAAGCCCTCGCCGCCCGTCACGTGCCGCGGTGACTCGTGCACCTCGGTGGAGCCGAAGGGGAGCGTCTGCGCGGGGGACGCCGTAACCGCTTTCACCGGCCGCCGCTACGGCGTGCTCGTGGAACTCCGCTACAGCCCGTCGTGCCAGGCGGCCTGGGCCAAGATGCAGGGCGGCTCGCCCGGAGACCGGATCATGCTCACCCTCTCCCACGACGAGGAGAGCGCGCAGGAGTACCGCCAGCGGGACGGAAAGGACGCCCATACCCCCATGGCGCACGTGGTCGACCTCTCCGTCGTCCGCGCCTGCGCCATCGTGGAGGGCCGGGGCACCGTCTGCGCCACCAAGGCCGCCTCACCCGTCACCCGGCCCTGA
- a CDS encoding HAD-IA family hydrolase: MPMPAGTPEPTAPRGLILDFAGVLTADPRPALRLWAEAEGLHAEAWRATLNDTAEGRRLYAALEIGQLGQVEWNARTAALLGADVDPVNLMGRAWFNVPPAARMAALARSAKEAGHRLALLSNSFGLAPFNPYEHVGIWDLFDVHVISEVVGMAKPDPAIYQLTLDRLGLPGTSCVFVDDHPVNLPPAEALGITTVLATDEDTAVAELESLLGLTATVAVQS; the protein is encoded by the coding sequence ATGCCGATGCCCGCCGGTACCCCCGAGCCCACAGCCCCGCGCGGGCTCATCCTGGACTTCGCCGGAGTGCTTACTGCCGATCCCCGGCCGGCCCTCCGCCTCTGGGCCGAGGCGGAGGGCCTGCACGCGGAGGCGTGGCGCGCCACTCTCAACGACACCGCCGAAGGACGACGCCTCTATGCGGCGCTGGAGATCGGTCAGCTCGGTCAGGTCGAGTGGAACGCCCGGACAGCCGCTCTGCTCGGCGCGGACGTCGACCCGGTGAATCTGATGGGCCGCGCGTGGTTCAACGTGCCGCCGGCAGCTCGCATGGCGGCCCTCGCTCGCTCGGCCAAGGAGGCGGGCCACCGGCTCGCACTCCTGTCGAACAGCTTCGGTCTTGCCCCCTTCAACCCGTACGAGCACGTCGGTATCTGGGACCTCTTCGACGTGCACGTCATCTCCGAAGTGGTCGGCATGGCGAAGCCGGACCCGGCGATCTACCAACTGACCTTGGACCGCCTCGGCCTTCCCGGAACGTCGTGCGTGTTCGTCGACGACCATCCGGTCAACCTTCCGCCTGCCGAGGCTCTTGGGATCACTACCGTCCTCGCGACGGACGAGGACACCGCGGTCGCCGAGCTCGAGAGCCTGCTCGGGCTGACGGCGACCGTCGCCGTGCAGAGCTGA
- a CDS encoding AAA domain-containing protein, producing the protein MTINGRFLLLPQEARLGGLSEVRKAVDIKSAGGEHVAVKLLKQREDDAITRIFLERETSALKALNHPHIVRMLDSGWDQGLERYFIALEWIDRSLKDEMADGRPLDWSAYFTRTARPLVSALAYAHEKEIEHRDLKPGNVLLTSDGTVKLADFGIAKILSKAAAVTDETVADFRSALYSPPEQSEAVPYVRDVYAYAVLAIQVLSRSQARDYHDLATVLDGLELDTEVRNVLRTCIDFDPKKRPANAIVLEHRLLEAERVCENRDARQRNSLWLKMTRRAAESLSAAPASEEIDWDAVKNTVLADISGTVHVDYGYNAQSDEVDTGTVRVFGQSLFLRLVNDEGQRDRCVIVSAEERAEEWMAKRRASALKLGPILTWTFNDPGEDPAYDGLNLLLDSLNAELDARETLAKEGKRQQLGDLFDGWRRVLEAREEVAANGRQPIQYERLEGGGRTRVFHLAAPDTTAEIGEEWSVAEYPYSRPIDRGEITNRTDDTVVLRMTRPQAVLPARGVLLPFLGPSQNAINRQRDALTAVAAEQTANPDLRQIIANPTSVEVGPPTEVTTWVRADLDSSKRDVVAHALGTQDLLLVEGPPGTGKTTVIAEIVEQTLSRHPAARILIVSQTHIAIDNALKRLEDAGITELVRLGRVDDPRVAESAQPLLLDRQVKKWTQGVRTRAERHLENVAANSGQQPSHLKAALVLEELAAVAANLAHVTTRLDELANQPVPERTTSARELGEEVVTTRARREQLLEQRAELFADVQTMLDGELTLREEMSAADARDVVEVLLGPAGPGRELMHLLSLQGEWLQRIGTDQNLIAGFLRTRRVIGGTALGFLGHPAARDLEFDLCIFDEASKATATEALVPMARAKRWVLVGDTNQLPPIDEDLLRDEKIMADHQLIPELVKTTLFQYFANSTKAPVKHLLREQYRMIPAIGNMISSCFYDNKLISPNDHALPGYSTVNKPVLWLDTSALPNRREDEQSAAQTSISNRLEGQLAMRRLEVIDRAIDKGVIKTPNGKRLDVLLIAPYGRQVEELTKRLASLRLKHIAPEVLSVDAVQGRECDLVVFSVTRSNLSGRFGFLGQPYWRRINVALSRARYGLIIVGDAGFCRSKPGALRDVLDYMSGHPEDCEIRNAYL; encoded by the coding sequence ATGACGATCAACGGCCGTTTTCTGTTGCTCCCTCAGGAGGCGCGACTAGGAGGTCTATCTGAGGTTCGCAAGGCCGTGGACATCAAGAGTGCTGGCGGTGAGCACGTCGCTGTGAAGCTACTCAAACAGCGCGAGGACGACGCGATCACTCGGATCTTCCTGGAGCGGGAGACCTCCGCGCTCAAGGCACTGAACCACCCTCACATCGTACGGATGCTCGATTCCGGTTGGGATCAAGGGTTGGAGCGGTACTTCATCGCCCTGGAGTGGATTGACCGCAGCCTCAAGGACGAGATGGCAGACGGCCGCCCCCTTGACTGGTCGGCCTACTTCACGCGTACAGCCAGACCGCTGGTTTCCGCGCTCGCGTATGCCCACGAGAAGGAGATCGAGCACCGTGATCTGAAGCCGGGAAACGTCCTGCTGACCAGTGACGGCACGGTGAAGCTCGCCGACTTCGGGATCGCCAAGATTCTGTCCAAGGCCGCGGCCGTGACCGACGAGACGGTAGCGGACTTCCGGTCCGCCCTATACTCGCCGCCCGAGCAGAGTGAGGCAGTCCCGTACGTCCGTGACGTGTACGCCTATGCGGTCCTGGCCATTCAGGTCCTCTCTCGCAGCCAGGCACGTGACTACCACGATTTGGCGACAGTCCTCGACGGTCTGGAACTCGACACCGAGGTCCGCAATGTCCTAAGAACTTGCATCGACTTCGACCCTAAGAAGCGTCCAGCCAACGCTATCGTCCTGGAGCACCGGCTCCTGGAGGCCGAGCGGGTCTGCGAAAACCGTGATGCCCGCCAACGCAACTCCCTCTGGCTGAAGATGACCCGTCGCGCGGCCGAAAGCCTCAGCGCCGCCCCGGCCAGCGAAGAGATCGACTGGGACGCTGTGAAGAACACGGTGCTGGCGGACATCTCCGGCACCGTGCACGTCGACTACGGCTACAACGCGCAGAGCGACGAGGTCGACACCGGCACGGTGCGAGTGTTCGGCCAGAGCCTGTTCCTACGCCTGGTCAACGACGAGGGTCAACGTGACCGGTGCGTAATCGTCTCAGCGGAGGAACGAGCAGAGGAATGGATGGCCAAGCGCCGTGCGTCCGCCCTCAAACTCGGCCCCATCCTCACCTGGACGTTCAACGACCCCGGCGAGGACCCGGCGTACGACGGCCTCAACCTGCTGCTGGACAGCCTCAATGCGGAACTAGATGCGCGCGAGACCCTGGCCAAGGAGGGTAAGCGCCAGCAGCTCGGCGACCTATTCGACGGCTGGCGCCGCGTCCTGGAAGCCCGCGAGGAGGTGGCGGCTAACGGACGGCAGCCGATTCAATACGAACGGTTGGAAGGCGGCGGCCGCACCCGGGTCTTCCATCTGGCCGCGCCCGATACCACCGCGGAAATCGGCGAAGAGTGGTCGGTCGCGGAGTACCCCTACAGCCGACCTATCGACCGTGGTGAAATCACCAACCGTACCGACGACACCGTCGTCCTGCGGATGACGCGTCCCCAGGCCGTCCTGCCTGCCCGGGGTGTGCTGCTGCCCTTTCTCGGACCCAGCCAAAACGCGATCAACCGGCAGCGCGACGCGCTCACAGCGGTCGCCGCCGAGCAGACTGCCAATCCCGACCTGCGGCAGATCATCGCAAACCCCACGTCCGTTGAGGTTGGTCCGCCCACCGAAGTCACCACCTGGGTCCGCGCCGATCTCGACTCAAGCAAACGAGATGTCGTCGCCCATGCCCTAGGCACTCAGGACCTGCTGCTCGTAGAGGGGCCACCCGGCACCGGCAAGACCACCGTGATCGCTGAGATTGTCGAGCAGACCCTCAGTCGGCACCCCGCCGCGCGCATCCTCATCGTCAGCCAGACCCACATCGCCATCGACAACGCCCTCAAGCGTCTTGAAGACGCAGGCATCACCGAACTCGTCCGCCTCGGCCGCGTCGACGATCCACGCGTCGCAGAAAGCGCCCAGCCGCTGCTGCTCGACCGGCAAGTCAAGAAGTGGACCCAGGGCGTCCGCACGCGCGCAGAACGGCATCTGGAGAATGTGGCCGCCAACAGCGGCCAGCAGCCCAGCCACCTCAAGGCGGCCCTGGTGCTGGAAGAACTCGCTGCCGTGGCCGCCAACCTCGCCCACGTGACAACTCGCCTCGACGAGCTGGCGAACCAGCCTGTGCCTGAGCGCACCACCTCAGCCAGGGAGCTCGGCGAGGAAGTCGTCACCACCCGGGCCCGCCGAGAGCAGCTCCTCGAACAGCGGGCGGAGCTGTTCGCCGACGTGCAGACAATGCTCGACGGCGAGCTCACCCTCCGCGAGGAAATGAGTGCCGCCGACGCCCGCGACGTCGTCGAGGTACTTCTCGGCCCGGCCGGGCCCGGACGGGAACTGATGCACCTGCTGAGCCTGCAGGGCGAATGGCTGCAGCGTATCGGCACCGACCAGAACCTGATCGCCGGCTTCCTGCGCACCCGGCGTGTCATCGGCGGGACCGCGCTCGGATTTCTCGGTCACCCGGCGGCCCGGGACCTCGAATTCGACCTGTGTATCTTCGACGAGGCGTCCAAAGCGACTGCCACCGAGGCGCTGGTGCCGATGGCCAGGGCCAAGCGGTGGGTGTTAGTCGGCGACACCAACCAGCTGCCTCCCATCGATGAGGATCTGCTGCGCGACGAGAAGATCATGGCCGATCACCAGCTTATCCCTGAATTGGTGAAGACCACCCTGTTCCAGTACTTCGCTAACTCCACCAAGGCCCCCGTCAAGCATCTACTGCGCGAGCAATACCGGATGATTCCGGCGATCGGCAACATGATCAGCAGCTGCTTCTACGACAACAAGCTGATCTCGCCGAACGATCATGCCCTTCCCGGCTACAGCACGGTCAACAAGCCCGTTCTCTGGCTGGACACCAGCGCCCTACCGAACCGCCGCGAGGACGAGCAGTCCGCCGCGCAGACCAGTATCTCCAACCGTCTTGAGGGCCAGCTCGCCATGCGACGCCTGGAAGTGATCGACCGGGCCATCGACAAGGGTGTGATCAAGACTCCCAACGGCAAGCGCCTCGATGTCCTGCTGATCGCCCCCTACGGTCGCCAGGTCGAAGAACTCACCAAGCGCCTAGCCTCCTTGAGGCTCAAGCACATCGCTCCAGAAGTACTCTCCGTCGACGCGGTACAGGGCCGAGAGTGCGATCTCGTCGTGTTCTCCGTGACCCGCAGTAACCTCAGCGGCCGCTTCGGATTCCTTGGTCAGCCGTACTGGCGCCGCATTAACGTCGCACTCTCCCGTGCCCGCTACGGCCTGATTATCGTCGGCGATGCCGGCTTCTGCCGCAGCAAGCCAGGCGCTCTGCGCGACGTCCTCGACTACATGAGCGGCCACCCGGAAGACTGCGAGATCCGCAATGCCTACCTCTAG
- a CDS encoding winged helix-turn-helix domain-containing protein codes for MRYPQGGGLTAERQCRREELRLQAAERFARGEGSTAIARDLRVSVRSVQRWRHAWSEGGPRSLRSQGPASLPRLSEKQFAQLKSELAKGPAAHGWEDQRWTLNRVKTVIGRRFHLTYTIQGVRKLLVRNGWSCQVPARRALERDDEAVAGWVKEVWPRAEG; via the coding sequence ATGAGGTATCCACAGGGTGGCGGGTTGACCGCTGAACGGCAGTGCAGGCGCGAGGAGTTACGGCTCCAGGCGGCTGAGCGGTTCGCTCGTGGCGAGGGCAGTACGGCGATCGCCAGGGATCTGCGGGTCAGTGTCCGATCGGTGCAGCGGTGGCGTCACGCGTGGTCCGAGGGCGGCCCACGGTCCTTGCGGTCGCAGGGGCCCGCGTCGCTGCCGCGGCTGAGTGAGAAGCAGTTCGCTCAGCTGAAGTCGGAGCTGGCCAAAGGGCCGGCCGCGCACGGCTGGGAGGACCAGCGCTGGACTCTGAACCGTGTGAAGACGGTGATCGGACGGCGCTTCCACCTCACGTACACGATTCAGGGTGTCCGCAAGCTGTTGGTGCGTAACGGCTGGTCCTGCCAGGTCCCGGCCCGTCGTGCCCTGGAGCGGGACGACGAGGCGGTGGCCGGGTGGGTCAAGGAGGTGTGGCCCCGCGCGGAAGGCTAG
- a CDS encoding NUDIX domain-containing protein has protein sequence MPITANHIRATITAYLDQHPEDKREIAVVQGLLDDGNDLASRKSLPGHATAGAILVGRDGRVLHILHNATGKWLLPGGHIEPSDDTLLQAAGRELAEETGIPPYVVTPHSEIPLHIDVHPIDANPAKNEPAHQHFDFRFLFRTPPTSANCRPKRSRMPLGARWRALPMSG, from the coding sequence ATGCCCATCACGGCGAACCACATCCGCGCGACCATCACCGCGTACCTCGACCAGCACCCCGAGGACAAGCGCGAGATCGCCGTCGTCCAGGGCCTTCTCGACGACGGTAACGACCTCGCCAGCCGCAAGTCCCTGCCGGGACACGCCACCGCAGGCGCGATCCTCGTGGGCCGCGACGGCCGCGTCCTGCACATCCTCCACAACGCCACCGGCAAATGGCTGCTGCCCGGCGGCCACATCGAGCCTTCCGACGACACGCTCTTGCAAGCCGCCGGCCGCGAACTCGCGGAAGAGACCGGCATCCCGCCCTACGTCGTCACCCCGCACAGCGAGATCCCGCTGCACATCGACGTCCACCCCATCGACGCCAACCCGGCCAAGAACGAGCCCGCCCACCAGCACTTCGACTTCCGCTTCCTGTTTCGTACACCGCCAACATCGGCGAACTGCAGGCCGAAGAGGTCACGGATGCCGCTTGGCGCACGGTGGAGAGCCTTGCCGATGAGCGGCTGA